In one window of Candidatus Eisenbacteria bacterium DNA:
- a CDS encoding glycosyltransferase family 4 protein produces MAFRNDRLRVLQVTPTLGPGGAEHVAAFLATAFMVPRSVALCSAHGGTYAQSLHARHVTFRVFEPAWRQVRRNNVVLRKWRGWRAQHLQMPALSSQSVFLAPQKGFPQSIPGFPEWFAAILDRSTYQVVHLHQLSCLGLGEIAKAKVETVIYGQHNILSERHGQEDIVFLKQQLQKVDRVVCASKTCLDDFVRVIGYPCHNTVVIPNPSFLASGLKRNIKEIRTVGTVSNLNLVKGIDILLEAWKLIMKRWNLGSLHIAGGSHGDIAYWRSVAEKMNLGSTVHFLGAPTSEAGMHRFYDTIDAVVVPSRTESFPLLAVEALSRGIPVIASDIPALRETVGDAGLFFPTEDPVELSNCVERLVKDPALVARLSHAGHERWREKYSPGMIKSSYEHVYRGASQR; encoded by the coding sequence ATGGCTTTCCGAAATGACAGGTTGCGCGTGCTCCAGGTAACTCCCACGCTGGGACCAGGCGGCGCAGAACACGTAGCTGCTTTTCTTGCTACGGCTTTCATGGTGCCGCGCTCGGTCGCGTTGTGCTCGGCACATGGCGGGACCTATGCCCAGTCCTTGCATGCGAGGCATGTTACGTTTCGCGTGTTTGAACCGGCGTGGAGGCAGGTGAGGAGAAACAATGTTGTCCTTCGGAAGTGGAGAGGATGGCGGGCGCAGCACTTGCAGATGCCGGCTCTCTCTAGCCAGAGTGTCTTCCTGGCTCCTCAAAAAGGCTTCCCGCAGAGTATCCCCGGTTTCCCTGAGTGGTTTGCCGCGATTCTGGACAGGAGTACTTACCAGGTAGTACACCTACATCAGCTTTCGTGCTTGGGGTTAGGCGAAATCGCAAAGGCAAAAGTGGAGACGGTTATCTACGGGCAGCACAACATCTTGTCTGAGCGTCATGGACAAGAAGACATTGTTTTCCTGAAGCAGCAACTCCAGAAAGTTGACAGGGTGGTATGCGCCAGCAAGACTTGCTTGGATGACTTTGTTCGTGTTATCGGCTACCCCTGTCACAATACCGTTGTGATCCCGAACCCTTCCTTTCTTGCAAGCGGTCTGAAGCGAAATATAAAGGAGATTCGCACCGTGGGTACGGTTTCGAATCTCAATTTGGTCAAAGGCATAGATATCCTTCTTGAGGCGTGGAAACTTATCATGAAAAGATGGAATCTTGGGAGCCTGCACATAGCCGGCGGAAGTCACGGGGATATTGCGTACTGGCGCTCTGTCGCCGAGAAAATGAATTTGGGTTCCACAGTGCACTTTCTTGGTGCGCCGACAAGTGAGGCCGGGATGCACCGGTTCTACGACACTATTGACGCTGTCGTGGTGCCGTCTCGGACGGAATCGTTTCCCCTGCTGGCTGTGGAGGCACTTTCGAGGGGCATTCCTGTTATTGCCTCAGATATTCCTGCCTTGAGAGAAACTGTTGGAGATGCGGGGCTTTTCTTTCCGACTGAGGATCCGGTCGAGTTGTCCAATTGCGTGGAGCGGCTTGTCAAAGATCCTGCCCTGGTTGCCCGCCTCTCGCATGCCGGACATGAACGCTGGCGTGAGAAGTATTCCCCCGGCATGATCAAGTCTAGTTATGAACACGTCTACCGGGGTGCATCGCAAAGATAA
- a CDS encoding glycosyltransferase family 4 protein, which produces MSNASNRSAGFIGGRNGILMAIPLFYPHVGGAELQAERLAQRLRGRGFRVSFLTTRLPGTRRTETQDGFRIDRIWPDRGYLNACIHILDGFFAMLRMRKSVDVIHLHGASLMLIPACFMKWIAGKKVLVKIATGNIGGEIEAARTLRLGSVRLWFLRRASAAVAISREIEDELISAGVKDEKILRIPNGVDTEYFRPAEEDEKKDARRSLGIKDGMKVVLFAGRLTRQKGVDVLLRAWPGVSSEKKDVVLMIAGDGEERNNLEALARELQVSARFLGVVGDMRRCYWASDLFVFPSRYEGLPNAVLEAMACGLPIVATRTGGILEALEHSQVSRLVNTEDVAELRAALKSLLAAENSSPKPSERSIVEERFNLDRVASDYVQVYKNLQNSQLRDANAGIRSTHLV; this is translated from the coding sequence TTGAGTAATGCTTCCAACCGTTCTGCTGGTTTCATCGGAGGTCGCAATGGAATCCTCATGGCAATCCCGCTTTTCTATCCGCATGTTGGCGGCGCAGAGCTTCAGGCGGAGAGACTTGCACAGCGCCTAAGAGGCCGCGGTTTCCGGGTCTCATTCCTGACGACAAGGCTTCCCGGCACTCGAAGGACCGAAACACAAGATGGATTTCGGATAGACAGAATCTGGCCTGATAGAGGGTATCTAAACGCGTGCATCCACATTCTGGACGGCTTCTTCGCAATGCTCAGAATGAGAAAATCTGTTGATGTGATTCACCTTCACGGAGCATCGCTGATGCTCATTCCTGCGTGCTTCATGAAGTGGATCGCGGGGAAAAAAGTTCTGGTGAAGATCGCTACCGGGAACATCGGAGGCGAGATCGAAGCAGCAAGGACTCTGAGACTCGGTTCGGTCAGGCTTTGGTTCCTGAGAAGGGCAAGTGCGGCGGTTGCCATAAGCCGGGAGATAGAAGATGAGCTGATTTCTGCCGGAGTGAAGGATGAGAAGATTCTCAGGATACCAAACGGTGTTGACACTGAATATTTCAGACCGGCAGAGGAAGATGAGAAGAAGGACGCCAGGAGATCTTTGGGAATTAAAGATGGTATGAAAGTAGTCCTTTTTGCCGGACGGCTTACCCGTCAGAAGGGAGTCGATGTTCTTCTCAGGGCCTGGCCGGGGGTTTCGTCAGAGAAGAAAGATGTGGTCTTGATGATAGCCGGTGATGGGGAAGAGAGAAACAATCTTGAGGCACTTGCACGCGAACTTCAAGTATCGGCGAGATTTCTGGGAGTGGTGGGGGATATGAGAAGATGCTACTGGGCTTCAGACCTGTTCGTCTTTCCTTCGAGATATGAGGGACTTCCAAATGCCGTTCTGGAAGCGATGGCCTGCGGACTTCCAATCGTTGCCACACGGACTGGCGGTATCCTGGAAGCCCTGGAGCATTCACAGGTTTCGCGTCTTGTTAACACTGAGGATGTTGCAGAGCTCCGGGCCGCATTGAAGTCCCTGCTTGCTGCCGAAAACTCAAGCCCAAAACCCTCTGAAAGGAGTATTGTTGAAGAAAGATTCAATCTGGACAGGGTGGCGTCGGACTATGTTCAGGTTTACAAGAATCTGCAGAATTCTCAACTGC